The genomic interval CTGGCTCGGGCCGAACGTGAACCGCTGGGCGCTCCACCCGCTGGGCCGCTGGGCGGGGCGGCCGCCCGAGGAGATCGCGCCGAGCCCGTTCTGGCGCCGGGTCGGCGAGCTGTCGATGCGACACCCGGTTACGACAGCGCTCATCTGTGTCGTCGTGCTGCTGGTCCTGGCGAGCCCGGCCCTGCGCATGCGGGGGGCGATGCCCGACTCCCGGGCGCTGCCCCCCGACTCCGACGTGCGGGTGATCGACGAGCGGCTCTCCGACCCGCAGCGCTTCGATCCGGGTGCCGCCGCGGCGATCCCGGTGCTGGTCGAGACGCCGGCGCCGGCGCTCGCGCCCGCGAGCCTGCGGGCGCTGCGGGAGCTCACCCGCCGCATGGAGGCGCTGCCCGGCGTCGAGGGCGTGCGGGGAGCCTTCGACGAGCTGGACCCGGCGCTACCGGCCGGGGAGCTCGAGCGGCGCATGGCGCGCGAGCCGACGGCGTCGCTGCTCGCGCGCACCGTCGAGGGCTCGACCGCGCTGCTGATCGTGGACCATCCCTACTCGTGGCGGTCCGCCGAGGCGACGGCCCTGGTCGAGGCGCTGCGCGCCCTGCCCCGCGACGGGCTCGTGGTCGGCGTCGGAGGCCCGACGGCTCAGACCCTCGACCAGATGCACGCCCTGCGCCTCCACGGCACCGCCGCCGTCCTCACGATCGCCGCCCTGAACCTCGCGATCCTGCTCTTCGCCTTCCGCTCGATCGCGGTGCCGATCAAGGCGATCGTGATGAACGTGCTCTCGCTGGGGGCCAGCTACGGGCTCCTCGTGTGGGTGTTCCAGGAGGGCCACGGCCTCGGCTGGCTCGGTGCCGTCCCGCTCGACGGCATCGACTCGACCGTGCCGCTCGTGATGTTCGCGGTGATCTTCGGCCTCTCGATGGACTACGAGGTGTTCCTGCTGAGCCGGATCCGCGAGGAATGGCTGCGCAGCGGCGACAACCGCGAGAGCGTGATCCAGGGCCTCGCCTGCACCGGACGCATCATCACGAGCGCCGCGCTGATCCTGCTGGTCGTGGTGGGCGCCTTCGCGACCGGGGACATGATCTACGTCAAGCAGATGGGCCTCGGGATGGCGGTGGCCATCGCACTCGACGTGACGCTCGTGCGCGCGCTGCTGGTCCCGGCGACGATGCAGCTCCTCGGCGTCTGGAACTGGTGGCTGCCGCGCTGGCTGCGCGCGGGCGGCGTGGCCGCCGCGGAGGAGCGGCCGGCCGAGCCCTGAGCGGGCCGGCTAGGGCGCCGGGCGCAGCGCCACCATCACGTGGGTGAGCCACGGCACGTAGGTGACGAGCAGCACGCCGAGGGCCAGGATCGCCAGCATCGGCAGCGCGGCCCGCGCCACCTCGACGAGCGGGCGGTCGAAGCGCTGCGAGGCGAGCAGCAGGTTCAGTCCCATCGGCGGCATCAGGTAGCCGAGCTCGAGGTTCGCGATGAAGAGGATCCCGAGGTGGACCGGGTCGACGCCGTAGGAGAGCGCGATCGGCACGATCAGGGGCACCACGACGACGGTGGCGGCGAAGATGTCCATCACGGAGCCGACGACCAGCAGGAACAGGTTGAGCCCGATCAGGAACACCTCGCGCGAGGCGACGTGCGAGCGCGTCCAGTCGAGGAGCTGCGCCGGCACCTGCGCGTTCACGAGCCAGCCGGTGAGGCCGACCGCGACGCACAGGATGAGGAGCACGCTGCCCTTCAGGACGTTGCACTCGGTGAGGACGCGGAAGAGCTCGCGGGGCCCGAGGTCGCGGTGGACGAGGCCCTGGACCCCGAGCGCGTAGAGCGCCGCGACCGCCGCGGACTCGACCGTCGTGGCCCAGCCGCTGAAGAGCGCCGCCATCACCACCACCGGCAGGAGGAGCTCCCACTTCGCGGCCCACAGGGCGCGCGCGGCCTCGCCGGGCACGAAGGACACGCGGGGCGTCGTGCCGCGCAGGCCTTCGCGGACGCCCCAGGCGGCGATCAGGCTCGTCATCAGGAAGCCCGGCAGCAGGCCGCCCAGGAACAGGTCCTCGACCGGCACCTGCGCGACCACCGCGTAGAGGATCAACGGCAGGGCCGGCGGGAGCAGCAGCCCGAGCGATCCCGAAGCCGTGAGCAGGCCGAGCGAGAAGCGCTCGCGGTAGCCGTCGCGCAGGAGCGCGGGCAGGAGCAGCCCGCCGAGGGCCAGGATCGTGACGCCCGAGCCGCCCGTGAAGACGGTGAAGAAGGAGCAGAGCACGGCGCAGACCACGGCCGTGCCGCCCGGCATCCAGCCGAAGCAGGCGCGGAAGACGCGCAGCAGGCGCTCCGAGGAGCGGCCCGCCGCGAGCACCAGGCCGGCCAGCGTGAAGAGCGGGATCGCGGGCAGGGTGGGCGACACCGAGAGCGCGTAGGTCTCGACCAGGATCGCGGCGGGCGTCACGCCGTCGACCAGGTAGAGCCAGGCCGCGGCGCCGCCCAGGATCGCGAAGATCGGCGCGCCGAGGACGGCGGCGGCGAGCAGCGCGAGGAGCCCGGGCCAGGCCGGCACCCCGGCGGCGGACGGCCCCTTCCACCAGAGGAGGGTGCCGAGCGCGAGGCCGAGGAGGGCGAGCGTGCGCGCCGCGGGGGTCGTCCCGGCGCGCCAGACGAGGCGCAGCGCGATCGCCGCGAGGCCCGCCGGCATCACGAGCTGCGTCACCCAGGCGGGCACTCCGGCGGCGACGATCGTGCCGGCGTCGCGCGTGATGGCGATGAACTCACCCGAGGCGAGCGCGAGCAGCGTCGCCACGGCGGCGCCGATCGCGGCGGCGTAGACGCGGGCCGCGGCCCGCGGCCGGCCGGCCGGTACGAAGGTGGCGGCGGCGAGCGCGAGCAGCCGCCCGTCGCGCGCGGCCAGCGCCGCGCCGAGGAAGCCGACCCACAGGGTCAGGTGCTGCACGAAGGGCTGCGAGCCCGGGATGCCGACGCCGGCCAGCCGGCGCACGACGATCTCGGCGATCGGCAGCACGACCATGGCCACGAGCGCGAGGGCCGCCAGGCCCTCCTCGGCCGCCCGCAGCCGGCGGGTCACCGCGCGGCGCCGTGCTCGCGGCGGAAGGCGTCGCGCGCCGCACGGGCGCGCTCGAAGACCTCGGCCGGCACGTAGCTGCCGGCCATCAGCGCGGAGAACCGCTCGCCGGCCTCGCGCCAGGCCTCCGGGTCCGAGGGCGCCGACACCTCGAGGCCCCGCTTCTGCATCTCGGCGATCGCGTCGCGGTCCTGCTCCGGCACCTCGGTGCGCAGGCGCTCCTGCATGGCCTGGGCCGCCGTGCGGACCGCCTTCTGGTCGGCCTCGCTCATCGCCTTCCAGGCCTTGCGCGTCACGATCGTGGCGCCGACCAGGGGCGAGATCCCGATCTCGAGCATGTGGGGCGCGGTCCGGTACCACTGGAGCAGGAGGGCGGCGATCGGCGTGATCGGCACGGCCTCGATCAGGCCGGTGGTGAGGGCGGTCGGGATGTCGCTGAAGGCGAGCGGCCGCGGCTGGAAGCCGTTGGCCTTGTACCACTGCACCATCCGGTCGTCGCCGGTGGCGGTGTAGATCGGCAGCGCCTTCAGCTCGGCGAGCGTCGTGATCCGGCTCTTGCTGAACACCTGCAGCCAGCCGGCGTCGCCCCAGCCGAGCAGGACGAAGCCCTTCGCCTCGAGGCGCTTCTCGAGCTCGGGCGTGAGCGCCTGGCGCACGGCCTGGAGCTCGTCGTAGGAGTCGTAGAAGAACGGCACCGCGAAGACGTTGAAGCCGGGGTCGATCTGGCCGAGGCCGATCACGGTGAGGGCCGCGCCCTGGAGCACGTCGAGCCGCATCTTCGAGACGACCGTCGCCTCCTCGCCCTGCTGGCCGCTCGCGAAGACGGTGAGCGCGACGCGCCCGCCGGTCGCCTGGCGCCACTCGTCGCCCATCTGGCGCAGGTTCTTGTCCCAGATCGAGCCCTCGGGCACGAACGAGGCCAGCTTGATGGTCACCGGCCGGCCCTGGGCCGGGGCCGCGAGCGCGGGCGCGAGCAGCGCGAGGGTCAGGGCGAGCGTGCGGGCGGTCCTCATGGAGCGTCCCCCCCGGCCGGCGCGCCCGCGAAGAGCGCGCCGGCAGAAGCGAGCAGGTGGCGGGCGCGGCGCTGCGCGATCGCGTTGGCGAGGCGCTGGCTCGGGTCGCGCTCGGGATCGACGGCGAGCGCCTGCTCGAGCAGGCGCTCGAAGCCGGCACGGTCGCCGCCGGGCAGGGCCACGCCGACCGCGTAGCTCACGTAGGGTGCGGCACTGGCGCCCTCCGAGAGCTCGACGGCGCGCTCGAAGTGCTGGCGCGCGCGCGCGCGCGAGCCGCCCATCGCCTCGGGCACCGCGTCGAGCGAGATCAGCGCGGCGTGGATCGCGCCGTGGCCCCAGCTCTCGTCGAGCGCGAGCGCGCGCGCGAAGAGGGCGCGCACGGCCGGGAGGTCGGCGACCAGGTCGGGGCGGTCGAGCCCGAGCGCGATGGCGCCGCCCCAGGAGGCGCCGGTCCAGTAGAGCAGCGGGACGTCGGCGGGCTCCGCCCAGCCGAGCGCGTCCTCGGGCGCGCGCAGGAGCGCCTCGCCGACGCCCGGGTGGCGGAGCTCGAGGGCGCGCAGGCAGTCGTCGCGCCCGCGCGTGTAGAGCCTGCGCGCGCGCGTGCGCAGCGCCTCGACGCGCGCGTAGTCGGTATTGCCTGCGAGCTCGGCGTCGGCCTGCGGGAAGGCGTAGGCGTACTGCGTGAAGCCCGAGCAGGCGGAGAGCAGCAGGCCGCGATGCTCGGGCAGCTCGACGAGCAGCGCCTCGATCAGCTTCAGCGAGAAGGGCGCCGCGTCGCGGATCAGCTCCGGGTCGTCGTCGGAAGCGAAGACGGTGGGGCCCTCGCCCGCGAGCGAGTCGGCGAGCCCCGTCATCGCCAGGCGCCGGAACGAGCAGCCCGGCGCCGTTCCCAGCGCGAGCAGCAGCAGCGGGAGCAGGAGCCGAGGGGAACGGGTGCGCACGATCGAGCCTCGCCGGCAGCGGGTGTCCTGCTAGTCGAAGTAGCCCCAGGGATACTCGGGCTTCAGGATCGGCCGGTAGCCGGCCGGCACCGGGAAGGGAGCCGTCACGAACTCGTAGACGCCGACCAGCTCGCGGACCACGAGCTTCCCGAGGCCCTCGGCGAAGCCGAGCGTCACGCCCCAGCCGGCGCCCCGCTCGCGCGAGGTCTCGACCACGTTGCCGGGCACCTCGAGGAAGCCGCAGGTCATCGCCGCGAGGCCGCGGCCGAACTTGCGGCCGGCGCTGTGCGGCGCGGCCTCGGCCGCGGCCGGGAGCAGGCTCGCGAGGAGCGCGAGCCCGAAGGCCGCCCGCCGGATCCGGATCCCCATCGCTTCCCCCTTCTTCGCGCGCGAGCGCGCAGGCTAGTGCCTGCCGGCGGTGGGGTCGAGCGGTGGCCCGCCGCGGGTGCCGCGCGCCGGCTCGGGCAGCGTCACGGCGGCTGCGACGGGCCGGTACAGGTCCATGCTCCGCTGGAGCCGGCCGAGCACCTCGTAGGGGTCCTGACCGAGGCCTGCGAAGAGGTTGCAGACGTAGGTGAAGGTGAGGCTCCCCGGCCGCGAGAACTGCGGCTGCTCCTTGGCCGCGTAGCAGCCGAGGTTCGGGTCGGCTCCCGGGCCGGGTGCCAGCTCGGGGATCCGGAACACCAGCCGCCGCTCCGACCACGGCCCTTCGGGCGCCGGCGCGCTGCGCAGGTAGACGGCGTCGGAGGGGCGCGTCCCGGGAAAGCGCCCGCTGAGCTCCGGATGGCCGTAGAGGGCGAGCCAGCGACCCGACTCCGGATGGTGTCGGATGCTCATCTCGGAGGCGCTGTCGTCCATCACGACCCGGGCCTCGCCCGGGCGGAAGCCCGCGAGCCAGCGGCCGTCGCCCGCGAAGGTCTCGAGACGATCGGGAAGCTCGGCTGGCGTCGCCTCCAGGGCCGCCAGCGGCAGGCGGGTGAGGATGCGGGGATGCCGGCCATCGGCCTCCTCGCGCCAGGTGTACAGGTAGAGATGGGGCGCGGACAGCGCGAAGGCCGACATCGGAAACCCGGCCGTTCCGCGCGCGAGCGGCAGCACCTCGACCCGCCAGCGCTGCGGCTCGTCGCCGGGGTTCTCGATCCGCGCGAGCGCCGTGGCGCCGGTGCGGAAGGGCAGGGCGAGGGAGCCCTGCGGCGCGGAGCGCTCGACCTCGAGCAGACCCAGGTAGAGCCGGCTCTCGTGTACGAAGCCTCCGAAGAGCCACCACCAGCCGGCGCTGCCCCCGGGCCGCTCGAGGAAGGCCCGGGCGGTGCCGTCGGGCGCGCGGCCCCAGGCGTAGTCGATGGCGAAGCGCCCGCCGCGGCACTCGGAGATCCCGATCGAGTTGTGCACGAGGCTCGCGCCCACCCGGTCGGCCTGGTCCGGGCGACCGACGAAGGTGTCGCCGAAGAGCCAGACGCTGCGGCGGGACGAGAGCGGGACCGAGTAGGCGCCGTCGCCGCCGAGCCAGCCCTCCTGGTAGGGGAAGCGGGGCCAGCAGGCGTGCTGGGCCGGGGGCGCACCGGGGCCGCCCGGCGCGCCGAGGCCGGCACACGCGAACCCGCCGGCGAGCGCCCCGGCGAGAGCGGTGACCCGCAGCGAGGAGCGAAGGGACGTCATCGCGCGGCGGAGGCTAGCTGCTCCGCGATCGCGCGCGCGGCCGGCGCACGCACGGTGGCCGGGAGCACGGCTCGGCTAGACTCGGCGCCCACGCCACGAGGAGGACCGGGATGCCGCGCGCACGCGCCAACGGGATCGAGCTCGAGTACGAGAGCTTCGGGCGGGCGGGCGACCCGCCGCTCCTGCTGGTGATGGGCCTCGGCGCCCAGATGATCCTCTGGCACGACGAGTTCTGCGGCGCGCTCGCCGAGCGCGGCTTCCACGTCACCCGCTTCGACAACCGCGACGTCGGCCGCTCCACCTGGCTCGATGCCGCCGGCATGCCCGACGTGCTGGGCGCCCTCGCGGCCGCGGGTGCGGGGCAGCCGATCGACGCGCCCTACCGGCTCTCCGACATGGCGGGCGACGCCGTGGCGTTGCTCGACACCCTGGGCGCCGGGTCCGCCCACGTGGTGGGCGCGTCGATGGGCGGCATGATCGCCCAGACGCTCGCCATCGAGCACCCGGCGCGGGTGCGCACCCTCACCTCGATCATGTCCACGACCGGCCACCCGGGCCTGCCGCCCGCGCGCCCCGAGGCGATGGCGCTCCTGATGACGCCGATGCCGGCCGAGCGCGCCGCGCAGATCGAGCGCAGCGTCGAGGCCTCGCGTGTGATCGGGAGCCCGGCGTACCCGAGCGATCCGGCCGAGCTGCGCGCGCTCGCCGAGCGCGCCTACGACCGCGGCGTCAACCCGCCCGGCTTCGCGCGCCAGCTCGTCGCGATCCTGGCCTCGGGGAGCCGGCGCGCGGCGCTGGCCGGGGTGCGCGCTCCCACGCTCGTGATCCACGGCGACGCCGATCCGCTGGTGCCCGTCGAGGCGGGCCGCGACACGGCGGCGGCCGTGCCGGGCGCGCGCCTGCTCGAGCTCGCCGGCATGGGCCACGACCTGCCGCGCGCGCTCTGGCCGGCCGTGGTGGACGCGATCGTCGAGCACGCCGGGAAGGCCTGAAGCGGATCGGTGTCGGAAGCACGACCCCTGCCCGCGGCCGCCGACGCGGCGATCCGCCGCGCCCGCGCGGCCGGCGCGCTCTGCCCCCTCGCAACCGCCGCCGAGGAGATCCGCGAAGGCGGCCTGCGCTTCGCCGTGCGGATCCTGGCGGATCGGCCGCCGGTGGCGCCCGCCGGCCGGGCGGACGCCGACCCCTTCGCAGACCCCGACCCGGCGCTGGTCGTCGGCGCCGTGTCCGACACCCATCTCTGTCTCCTCAACAAGTTTCCGGTGCTCGAGCGCCACCTGCTCTTCGTGACCCGCTCGGCCGCGGCCCAGGAGGCCTGGCTCGACGCTGCCGACTGGGCCGCGCTGGCCGCAGGCCTCGCTGCGATCGACGGCCTCGGCTTCTACAACGCCGGTCCCCTCGCGGGCGCGAGCCAGCGTCACAAGCACCTCCAGCTCGTCCCGCTCCCGCTCGGGGCCGCGGCGCCCGCCGGCCGCGCGGACGCCCCCGCGCTGCCGATCGCGCCCTGGCTCGACGCGGCAGCGCCCGGACCGGGCCCGGTCGCCCTGCCGGGCGCGCCCTTCCCGAGCGCCTTCGTCCGGCTGGCTGCGGGCGCGTGGCGGGATCCGTCCGCGATCGCCGCCCGTGCCGACGCCGCGCTGGCGGCGGTCGGCGTGCGGCCCTGTCCGGGCGAGGACGGCCCCCGCCAGTCCGCGCCCTACAACCTGCTCGCGACGCGCACCTGGCTGCTCGCGGTGCCGCGCGCCCGCGCGGAGGTCGAGGGCATTCCCGTCAACGCGCTCGGCTTCGCGGGCTCGTTCGTGGTGCGCGACGGCGCGGGGCTGGCGCGCCTCCGCGCGCTCGGGCCGCTCGCGGTGCTGCGCGCGGCGGCGGGCTGATCGCTCACCCGCCCCCGAGCGCGGCGAGGAGCGCGCGCCGCTCGGCGGTGGCGTCGGCGAGCGGCGCGGCGCGCAGCCGCCCGACCTCGGTGGCGTCGTAGGGGACGAAGCCGGGCGCCGCGGCGGCGGGCGGGTCGAAGCGCGCGACCATCCAGTTGAGCAGCGCGGCGAGCGCGGCGTCGCCGAGCGGGGCGTGGGCCGCGCCCGGGACGCGCACCAGGTACTCGCGGCCGCCCGGAACCCCCAGGAAGCGCCCGACACCCGAGAGCGACGGAACCCGGTCCGGAGCGCCGCTGCCGTCCTCGAGGTGGCAGCCCATGCACTGGAGCACGTAGTCGAGGCGCGGGCCGGAGATCGCCTCCGCTCCTGCGCCGCCCGGGGCGAGCATCGTGGCCGCGAAGCTCGCCGCGAGGGCGAGCGCGCCGGCCGCGGAGCTCCCGGCGCGTGCCCGGCGCCTCACGGCTCTCCGGATCCCGCCGCGGCCGGCTCCGCGGGCGCGGCGACGGCGACGCCGAGCACGATCGCGGTGGAGCAGTGGTAGACGGTGCTCGGCGCGGCCACGCACCAGTTGATGTCGTTGCTCTTCTGGGGGAGGTAGGCCGGGCGATCGCCCTCGTTGCGGTGGCAGTAGCAGCGCGCGCAGAAGCTCTTGCCGCAGCAGTCGTTGTAGCTGATCACGTAGTGCTTGCCGTCGGCCGGGTTGCGGCAGGTGCCGATCCAGGTGACCGGCGACTGGACGGTGCCGGGCGGGCAGGTGGTGTGGCTGCCGCCGCAGCAGGAGCACAGGAAGCCGTCGATCGCGCAGTGGCGCCAGTACTCGCAGCTCGCGGGGTCGCCCGCGGGCCCCGCGATGCCCTCGGGCGCGGCGGCGGGCGGCTCCGCCGCCGAGACCCGCGACACCGGGAGCAGGGGCAGCGTGGCGCCGCCCGCCAGCGCGGCGCCGAGCCGGCCCAGGAAGCTGCGCCGCGAGAGCCCGCGCGCGAGGCGCCGCACCGCGTCCTCGGCGACGTGGTCGAGGCGCTGCGACAGCTCGCGCGGGCGGAGCCTGCTCATCGTCCTCCCTCGCCGGCGCGTGCCGCCGGCTCGTGCGAGCTTGCCACGAACTCCTGGATCGAGGCCACCCCGCGCGCCTGCGCCTCGAGCAGGCTCTCGAGGTGCTCGCGCGAGTTCACGAGCCCCTTGGCGCGCACGATCCCGCCGGCGTCGGCGAGCACCGCGTGGGGGAGCCGCCCGACGCCGTGGGCGAGGCCGAGCTCGGCCGACACGACGTAGGGGAAGCGATCGAGGCCGTGCTCGGCGGCGAAGTGGCGCTGGGCCGCCTCGTCACCGTCGCTCGCGAAGACCACCCGCAGGCGCGCGGCCTCCTCGGCGGCGACGCGCCGGACGACCGGGAGCAGCGACTTGCAGACCGGGCAGCCGGGCGCGACGAAGAGCAGGAGCGTTCCGCGCCCGTCCTCGCTCGGCCCGCCGAGCCGGATCGGGCGCCCCGCCAGGTCCGCTCCCGCCCACGCCGGGGCCGGGTCCCCGACCTGCGGCCCGCCGCGCAGGAGCAGCGCGCCGGCCGGCGCGAGGCGCTCGTGGAGCACCCCGATCTGGCGCGCGAGCGCGAAGACGAGCGCGGCCAGCGCCACCACCGCGAGCCACAGGAGCAGGTTCGAGACGACGAGCGCGCTCATGCCGCACCGGGCGGAGAGGCGAGCAGCCGCGTGGCGGCCGCGTGCGCGAAGGCTGCGAAGGCGAGGGCGCCGGCGATCGTGGCGCCGTCGAGCGCGCCGAGGGGGCGCGCCGCCACCGGCAGGAAGCCCGCCCCGGCGACGAGGAGCAGGCCGGCGTTGCGCGCGAGCAGGCCGCCGCCGAGCCCCACGTGCAGGGCGGGCCCGAAGCAGCCGCAGTCGATGTCGCGCCGGCCGCGCAGGAGGTTCAGCGCGATCGCGGCGCCGTAGAGCGCGAGCAGGGCGGCGGCGCCGACGAAGCCCCAGGGCCGGGCCGCGGGCGAGAGCAGGAGCGCCGCCGCGGCCGCCTCCGCCGCGGCGAGCCCCGGCGCCGCCAGCCCGGTCAGCACCCAGGGCACGAGCTGGTAGTCGCCGAGCGCGACCCGGAAGGCGTGGAGGTCGCGCAGCTTGTGGGCGGCGGCGCCCGCGAAGAGCAGCGCCAGGCCCCCGCGCAGCACGGCGTGCAGGGCGGGGTCGATCACCGCCACGGCGCCTGGAGCGTGGACGGCGCGAGCCCGACGTTCTCGAGGTAGCGCAGGAAGGCGCCGCTGCGCGCGTCCCAGACCCCGATCGTGCCGGCGGCCGACGACACGCCGAACAGGCGCGGCTCCGCATCCTGCGACACCGCGATGCTGTCGACCCCCGCGTTCGGGACGACCCGCTCGAGGAGCCACAGGAGCGGGTCGCTCTCGAGGCCGGTCATCTGGGCGAGGAAGGCCGCCTGCAGGTTGCGCAGCCCGATCGTCTGCACGCGCGTGCGGGTGGCGAGGTCGTAGACCCAGATCGCGCTGCCGGGGTGCTTGTGGCCGTCGGGGCCGCCCTGGTGGACGAGCGCATAGAGCCGGCCCGAGTCCTCGTGGACGGCCAGGTGCTGGGTGCCGCCGACCTGCCAGGAGTCGGCGCGGTCGGCGTCGTCGAAGAGCGACCAGCGCTCGCCGAAGCGGAGCGCCTCGCCCCCGACCTCCACCGGGTGGACCACGCCCGCGAAGCTCACGAAGAGCCACTCGTTGCCGCGGCGCACCGCCTTCTCGGTGACGGGGTCGGCCATCGGGTCGAAGTGCTTCGCGCTGCGCGTGCGGCCCTGCTCGGCGCCGCCCGCGTCGAGCGTCACCACGAGCAGGCTCCCGTCGCCGCACAGCATGAAGAAGCGGCGCGGGCCGGCGCCGTAGACGAGGCTGCAGCCGGGGGTCTGGATCTCGCCCACGAAGCGCCGCTCCGCCACGTCCACGATCGTGACCGAGGTGGCGGGCGAGTAGTTGAAGAGCGCGAGGAAGCGCCCGTCGTCGAGCAGCGTCGCGAGCGCCAGCGCGTGCACGATGTCGGCCCGGCGGGGCGGGATCGCCACCTCGGCGACGGGCGCGAGGGTCGCCACGTCGTAGATCGTGACGAGGTCGCTGCGCTCGCCGCGGCTGCCGCGGGAGTAGTAGGTCTCGGGCAGGTAGATCTCGCCGCGCGCCTGCGAGAAGACCGGCGCGATCGGGCCCACGCCGGCCGAGAGCATGCCGAGGAAGCGGCCGCTGTCGCCGTCGAGGAGCGCGGTGCGCGCGAGCACGAAGTCGGCGATCCAGACCTGGTGGGGCGCCGGCGCCGGGGCCGGCGCCACCTGCCCCACGGGCTCGCTCGGGAGCTCGGCACGGGTGGCGTGCGCGCAGAGGAGGAGGGCGAAGGCGACGGCGATCGGACCCGGGGCTCGCGGCATGGCCCCACTGTACCCGGCCGCCGCCCCCGGCGACGACCCCTTCCGGCCCGGGGTGGTGATATCCTGCCGATCCGTGGCGCCCCTCTGGCCCCTCCTCTTCGCGCTCGCCACCGGCCTCTTCGGCTGGCGCGTGCTGCGGCGCCACGGGACGCCCGTGGCGTACTGGGTCGGCGGCTGGACGGCGGCCGGCATCAGCGGCGCCCTCGCGCTCGTCGATCCGGAACGCTCCTCGCTCGCGCCCTCGACGCACGTGCTCGGTGCCTTCTTCGCGGGCCTGCTGGCCGGGGGTGCGCTCTCCTTCGCCGGCCGGCGGGTTCCCGACTGGCTGCTGCCCGCAGCCCTCACCTGGGGCTCTCTACGCACGATCGTGTCGATGGCGGGCTTCGACGCCTTCGCCTGGCTGCTCGCGTTCGCCTGGGAGCCGTGGGCGGTCGCGGCCGCGGCCGGCCTCGTCTGGCGCTCGGCCCGCGCCACCCGCTCGACGCGGGCGGAGCGTTGGCTCGGCCCCGCGCTCCTGGCGCTCGCGATCGTCGGGTCGCTGCACGTGGCGTGGCTGGCCAGCGGGCGGATGTCGGCGGCGCTGGTGGCGCTGTGGGTGCTCGTGGCGCCGCCCGTCCTCTGGCTCCAGATCCAGGCGAGCGCGGACCAGCTCCGCCGGCGCCTCGGCGAGCGGCTGCGGGCGACCGTCGCCGAGCGGACGGCGGAGCTGCGCGCCAGCGAGGAGCGCTACCGCGCCATCTCCGAGCTGAACGCGGACACGAGCTTCCGCGTCCGCATCGATTCCGAGCTGCGCCTGCGGCCCGAGTGGGTGGCGGGCGGGGTCGTGGCGATGGCGGGGGTCCAGGTCGAAAGGCTCGCCGATCACGGCTGGCTCGCGCTCCTGCCGGAGGAGCTCCGCGCCGTCGCGTACGAGGGCCTCGCGCGGCTGCCGGTCGGCGAGCGCTTCGACTTCGAGCAGAGCATCGTGGCGCTCGATGGGGGGCTCCGGCGGCTCGCGTTGCGCCTCGTGGTCGCCGGCCGCGACGCCGCGGGCGTGATCGACCTCCTGGGCTCGGCCTGCGAGGTCACCGCGCGCTACGACGCCGAGCAGCGGCAGCGCGCGCTCGAGGCCCACCTCGCGCAGATCCAGCGCCTCGAGAGCCTGGGCGTCCTGGCCGGCGGCATCGCGCACGACTTCAACAACCTGCTCACGGTGATCCGCGGGCACGTGCGCCTGGGCCTGGCCGAGCTGGCGGCCGAGGCGCCGCTGCGCCCGCGCCTCGAGCGGATCGGATTGGCGGCCGACCACGCCGCGGCGCTGACCGGGCAGATGCTGACCTACGCGGGCAAGGCGGCGCCCGCCCTGGCGCCGCTCGATCCCGGCGCCGTGGTGGGCTCGCTCGGCGAGCTGCTGCGCGCTTCGCTGCCGGCGGGGTGCACGCTCGAGATCACCTGCGCGCCCGGGCTCCCGGCCGTGGAAGGTGACCCGAGCCAGCTCGGCCAGGTGGCGATGAACCTGGTCCTCAATGCCGCCGATGCGCTGGGCGGGGAGCCGGGGCGGGTGGCGCTGCGGGTCGCCGCCGCCGAGCTCGACGAGCAGGCGCTCGCGGGCGCGCTCGGGCCCCGCAAGCTGGCGGCCGGCCGCTACGTGGTGCTCGAGGTCGCCGACGAGGGCTGCGGGATGGACGCCGCCACGGCCGCGCGCGTGTGCGAGCCCTTCTTCAGCACGAAGTTCTCGGGTCGCGGGCTCGGGATGGCGGCGGTGCTCGGCATCGTGCGCGCACACGGCGGCGGCCTCACGATCGAGTCGGCGCCCGGCCTGGGCACCACCGTGCGCGTCGCGCTCCCGGTGAGCGCGCGTCCGGCGCCCGCGCCGG from Deltaproteobacteria bacterium carries:
- a CDS encoding response regulator, which gives rise to MAPLWPLLFALATGLFGWRVLRRHGTPVAYWVGGWTAAGISGALALVDPERSSLAPSTHVLGAFFAGLLAGGALSFAGRRVPDWLLPAALTWGSLRTIVSMAGFDAFAWLLAFAWEPWAVAAAAGLVWRSARATRSTRAERWLGPALLALAIVGSLHVAWLASGRMSAALVALWVLVAPPVLWLQIQASADQLRRRLGERLRATVAERTAELRASEERYRAISELNADTSFRVRIDSELRLRPEWVAGGVVAMAGVQVERLADHGWLALLPEELRAVAYEGLARLPVGERFDFEQSIVALDGGLRRLALRLVVAGRDAAGVIDLLGSACEVTARYDAEQRQRALEAHLAQIQRLESLGVLAGGIAHDFNNLLTVIRGHVRLGLAELAAEAPLRPRLERIGLAADHAAALTGQMLTYAGKAAPALAPLDPGAVVGSLGELLRASLPAGCTLEITCAPGLPAVEGDPSQLGQVAMNLVLNAADALGGEPGRVALRVAAAELDEQALAGALGPRKLAAGRYVVLEVADEGCGMDAATAARVCEPFFSTKFSGRGLGMAAVLGIVRAHGGGLTIESAPGLGTTVRVALPVSARPAPAPAIVPPSCAPARPGTRPVPPAPPRGCVLVVDDDPAVRELAAEMLTRAGFEVVRADGGAAAVATVVGGQRVDAVLLDLVMPDLGGEAAFLRLRAVRPDLPVVLVSGYDDEQASQRFAARGLAGFLRKPFEPDEVVAAVAAALGNPG
- a CDS encoding amine dehydrogenase large subunit yields the protein MPRAPGPIAVAFALLLCAHATRAELPSEPVGQVAPAPAPAPHQVWIADFVLARTALLDGDSGRFLGMLSAGVGPIAPVFSQARGEIYLPETYYSRGSRGERSDLVTIYDVATLAPVAEVAIPPRRADIVHALALATLLDDGRFLALFNYSPATSVTIVDVAERRFVGEIQTPGCSLVYGAGPRRFFMLCGDGSLLVVTLDAGGAEQGRTRSAKHFDPMADPVTEKAVRRGNEWLFVSFAGVVHPVEVGGEALRFGERWSLFDDADRADSWQVGGTQHLAVHEDSGRLYALVHQGGPDGHKHPGSAIWVYDLATRTRVQTIGLRNLQAAFLAQMTGLESDPLLWLLERVVPNAGVDSIAVSQDAEPRLFGVSSAAGTIGVWDARSGAFLRYLENVGLAPSTLQAPWR